In one Bacillus sp. PK3_68 genomic region, the following are encoded:
- a CDS encoding ABC transporter substrate-binding protein: MMKRLYGLLTFSLVLSLFLAGCSNNSKASTAEGEAAKIRIGIDTAAGGSLQIRAANTKGYFKNHHIDPQLSNFAYGIDTINALLTEQTDTGLAADYALLNSLNRGDLVVISSLTHSTPETIKQSEILAVKGINEPSQLKGKKIGVAKGTVSEYHWAKYFEHLGIKEDEIRYVPFTTPDEALVGVKKGDIDAVLASGALLEKFKSIDGVRKIDDLSSINISVSSYLVANRKFVEDNHQAIVNLLKAIKEGIAYVKENPDGTAEIAYKELKVKKEDTLRDLERSNYTLEFKQEDVDHLSNMKQWLLDKDLLKKDYNLQDKLVLEPLREAFPESVTYGN; the protein is encoded by the coding sequence ATGATGAAGCGTTTATACGGGCTACTCACTTTTAGTTTAGTGTTGTCCCTCTTTTTGGCAGGCTGCTCGAACAACAGTAAAGCGAGCACGGCAGAAGGAGAAGCTGCAAAAATACGAATTGGTATCGATACGGCAGCAGGGGGTTCCCTGCAAATACGTGCCGCAAATACAAAAGGCTACTTTAAAAATCATCATATCGATCCACAGCTATCAAACTTTGCGTACGGAATTGATACGATTAATGCCTTGCTAACAGAACAAACGGATACAGGGCTTGCCGCAGATTACGCATTGCTCAATTCTTTAAACCGAGGTGACTTGGTCGTTATCTCTTCGTTAACACATAGCACACCGGAAACAATCAAACAATCGGAAATTTTAGCGGTAAAAGGCATTAATGAGCCATCACAGCTAAAAGGAAAAAAAATCGGGGTCGCAAAAGGCACAGTTAGTGAATATCACTGGGCAAAATATTTTGAGCATTTAGGAATTAAAGAAGATGAAATCCGTTATGTACCGTTCACTACCCCGGATGAAGCACTTGTCGGCGTGAAAAAAGGCGATATTGACGCTGTGCTGGCAAGTGGTGCTTTGCTTGAAAAGTTTAAGTCGATTGACGGCGTCCGTAAAATTGATGATCTTTCTTCCATCAATATTTCAGTAAGCAGCTACTTAGTTGCTAACCGAAAATTTGTGGAAGACAATCATCAAGCGATCGTTAATCTGTTAAAAGCGATCAAAGAAGGAATCGCCTATGTGAAAGAAAATCCGGACGGCACGGCAGAAATAGCCTATAAAGAGCTAAAAGTGAAGAAAGAAGATACTTTACGTGATTTAGAGCGTTCCAATTATACGCTTGAATTCAAACAAGAAGATGTTGACCATCTATCAAATATGAAGCAATGGCTCCTGGATAAAGACTTATTAAAGAAAGACTATAATCTGCAAGATAAATTAGTGCTGGAGCCTTTGCGCGAAGCATTTCCAGAGTCTGTAACATACGGAAATTAA
- a CDS encoding ABC transporter ATP-binding protein, with product MTVIQEKSPSIVIKGLSKTFSEDLSEKVYVLKDVDLTIQRGEFYILLGPSGCGKSTLLNMIAGFLEKTNGQLDIYGANSNHDSNRGFIFQSADSALFPWLTVEENVEFGLKMKKVPAEERKQIVHSYVELAGLSGHHHKFPSEISGGMKQRVQLARVLANNPDILLMDEPFGALDAMTRRTMQKELIRIWQETNKTVIFVTHDIQEALMLGQRIGIMSVGPSSKITSTYEIDLPYPREITSPDFNHYYKIVQSHFD from the coding sequence ATGACAGTGATACAAGAAAAAAGCCCCTCTATCGTGATTAAGGGTCTTTCCAAAACATTTTCAGAGGACTTGTCAGAGAAGGTGTATGTCTTAAAGGATGTTGATTTAACGATCCAACGCGGTGAGTTTTATATTTTATTAGGTCCAAGCGGCTGCGGAAAATCAACTCTGCTCAATATGATTGCCGGATTTTTAGAGAAGACCAATGGACAGCTTGATATATACGGAGCGAATTCCAATCATGATTCAAACCGGGGGTTTATCTTTCAATCCGCTGATTCAGCCTTGTTTCCGTGGCTGACAGTAGAGGAAAATGTAGAGTTTGGATTGAAAATGAAAAAAGTGCCTGCAGAAGAAAGAAAGCAGATTGTTCATTCATATGTCGAGCTTGCCGGGCTTTCCGGCCATCACCATAAGTTTCCGAGCGAGATTTCAGGGGGAATGAAACAGCGTGTGCAACTGGCGCGTGTCCTGGCAAACAATCCGGATATTTTGCTGATGGATGAACCATTTGGGGCATTGGATGCGATGACAAGGCGGACGATGCAAAAAGAGCTTATTAGAATTTGGCAGGAAACGAATAAGACGGTCATTTTCGTCACCCATGATATTCAGGAGGCATTGATGCTTGGCCAGCGCATTGGCATTATGTCGGTCGGCCCTTCTTCGAAAATTACAAGCACTTACGAAATCGATTTACCGTATCCGCGTGAAATTACAAGTCCAGATTTCAATCATTACTATAAAATCGTCCAGTCACATTTTGACTGA